In the genome of Saccharothrix australiensis, one region contains:
- a CDS encoding helix-turn-helix domain-containing protein, whose protein sequence is MRYRRALGAVLQECRTARGLTRPDVARAVKDLIETPFTARTLEAVETGRREISSWRLTVLSWVLEVDHEDIIKRVIRDLDIRPYGSISLDARSLAGSDALQPLRAWVSATAALRASHEVVLPAAAIAPLAQLCGLSVRDLLALLRPLSVHPRLVGQENRHVV, encoded by the coding sequence ATGCGCTATCGGCGAGCACTGGGTGCAGTTCTGCAAGAGTGCCGGACCGCGCGCGGCCTCACGCGACCAGACGTCGCTCGGGCGGTGAAGGATCTCATCGAGACCCCATTTACCGCTCGTACGCTCGAAGCGGTCGAGACCGGCCGTCGCGAAATTTCGTCGTGGCGACTCACTGTGTTGAGCTGGGTGCTGGAAGTCGACCACGAAGACATCATCAAGCGAGTAATCCGCGACCTGGACATCAGACCGTACGGCTCCATTTCGCTCGACGCCCGGTCGCTCGCTGGTAGTGACGCTCTGCAACCTCTGCGCGCCTGGGTGTCCGCCACGGCTGCCCTAAGGGCATCGCACGAGGTCGTGTTGCCAGCTGCGGCGATCGCTCCGCTGGCCCAGCTGTGCGGACTGTCGGTGCGCGACCTGCTCGCGCTGCTGCGGCCCCTCTCAGTTCATCCCCGACTCGTCGGTCAGGAGAACCGTCATGTCGTTTGA
- a CDS encoding helix-turn-helix domain-containing protein encodes MSQAKAAGLGAQLRALRKSRKTSMKTIASKLGWSESKVSRMETGLRTVESEEVAAYLALLGVTGAERERLMAMARTPTEPAWLETITGLPESSITLATWESQARSLTDWSPLLIPGLLQTMEYGRAYMLADRIPEAEVGVRLMARQHRQQVLDRIDYTAIVDETVLHRRVGSDRVRRNQLRHLLDVAHERTGVSIRVISVRAEAHAGLVSPWLLLEFEEKPPMVHIELSRSAVFFAEPAQTDTYVATRAQLLALAMDEGDSLRVIEHALRE; translated from the coding sequence ATGAGCCAGGCCAAAGCGGCAGGTCTCGGCGCGCAGCTGCGCGCCCTGCGGAAGTCCCGCAAGACCTCGATGAAGACGATCGCAAGCAAGTTGGGCTGGAGTGAGTCCAAGGTGTCCCGCATGGAGACCGGTCTCAGGACGGTGGAGTCGGAGGAGGTGGCCGCGTACCTCGCACTGCTGGGCGTCACCGGAGCCGAACGCGAACGGCTGATGGCAATGGCGAGGACCCCGACCGAGCCAGCGTGGCTGGAGACGATCACTGGCCTGCCCGAGAGTTCGATCACGCTGGCGACGTGGGAGTCCCAGGCGCGCTCGCTCACGGACTGGTCGCCGCTGCTGATTCCGGGGCTGCTTCAGACGATGGAGTACGGGCGGGCGTACATGCTCGCCGATCGCATCCCCGAGGCCGAGGTGGGCGTTCGCCTGATGGCACGCCAACACCGCCAGCAGGTGCTCGACCGGATCGACTACACGGCCATCGTTGACGAAACCGTGTTGCACCGACGCGTTGGCAGCGACAGAGTTCGCCGTAACCAGTTGCGCCACCTGCTCGACGTCGCGCACGAGCGTACCGGCGTCTCCATACGCGTCATCTCTGTCAGAGCTGAGGCACATGCTGGTCTGGTGAGCCCCTGGTTGCTCCTGGAGTTCGAAGAGAAACCACCTATGGTCCACATCGAATTGAGCAGGTCAGCCGTGTTCTTCGCAGAACCCGCCCAGACCGACACCTACGTGGCCACGCGCGCCCAGCTTCTTGCGCTTGCGATGGATGAGGGAGACTCGCTGAGGGTGATCGAGCACGCCCTGAGGGAGTGA
- a CDS encoding DUF397 domain-containing protein, which produces MAQPAPSGWRRSSRSGSESNCVEIKSGFGLLRDSKHPEVELPIHPAALRAFLRSVGQAGS; this is translated from the coding sequence ATGGCACAGCCTGCGCCGTCCGGATGGCGGCGATCCAGCCGCAGCGGGTCGGAGTCGAACTGCGTCGAGATCAAGAGCGGCTTCGGCCTGCTGCGGGACTCCAAGCACCCTGAGGTTGAGCTGCCCATCCACCCGGCCGCGCTGCGTGCGTTCCTGCGCAGCGTGGGTCAGGCCGGCAGCTGA
- the dusB gene encoding tRNA dihydrouridine synthase DusB, which yields MSIAPETTKSLRIGPYAVDPAVVLAPMAGITNVAFRQLCREFGSPTSLYVCEMITARAVVERDAKTMEMITFGEHEHPRSLQLYGVDPASMSEATKIIVGEDRADHIDMNFGCPVPKVTRKGGGAALPYKRRLFREIVRAAVRAAEPAGVPVTVKFRIGIDDEHLTYLDAGRIAEDEGAQAVALHARTAAQRYSGQADWSAIARLKEAVGSIPVLGNGDIFSARDALDMVARTGCDGVVVGRGCLGRPWLFGELQAAFRGEPIPPGPTLGRVAAILGRHGRLLADHLGEDKGMRDLRKHVAWYLKGFPVGAELRRGLAMVSTLGELDDLLGALDPHAEFPPDAEGPRGRQGSPAKVVLPEGWLDDPEDATVPVGADVMHSGG from the coding sequence ATGTCCATCGCACCAGAGACCACCAAGTCCCTCCGGATCGGCCCGTACGCGGTCGACCCGGCGGTCGTGCTCGCGCCGATGGCGGGCATCACCAACGTCGCCTTCCGGCAGCTGTGCCGGGAGTTCGGCAGCCCCACGTCGCTCTACGTCTGCGAGATGATCACCGCGCGGGCCGTGGTCGAGCGGGACGCCAAGACGATGGAGATGATCACGTTCGGCGAGCACGAGCACCCCCGGTCGCTCCAGCTCTACGGCGTCGACCCCGCCTCCATGAGCGAGGCCACCAAAATCATCGTCGGCGAGGACCGCGCCGACCACATCGACATGAACTTCGGCTGCCCCGTCCCGAAGGTGACCCGCAAGGGCGGCGGCGCGGCGCTGCCGTACAAGCGGCGGCTGTTCCGGGAGATCGTGCGGGCCGCCGTGCGCGCCGCCGAGCCGGCCGGGGTGCCGGTGACGGTCAAGTTCCGGATCGGCATCGACGACGAGCACCTCACCTACCTCGACGCCGGGCGGATCGCCGAGGACGAGGGGGCGCAAGCGGTTGCGCTGCACGCGCGGACCGCCGCCCAGCGGTACTCCGGCCAGGCCGACTGGTCGGCCATCGCGCGGCTCAAGGAGGCGGTCGGCTCGATCCCCGTGCTCGGCAACGGTGACATCTTCAGCGCGCGGGACGCGCTGGACATGGTGGCCCGCACCGGGTGCGACGGCGTCGTGGTCGGGCGCGGCTGCCTGGGGCGGCCGTGGCTGTTCGGCGAGCTCCAGGCCGCCTTCCGCGGCGAGCCGATCCCGCCGGGACCGACGCTGGGCCGGGTCGCCGCGATCCTGGGGCGGCACGGGCGCCTGCTCGCCGACCACCTCGGCGAGGACAAGGGGATGCGCGACCTGCGCAAGCACGTGGCCTGGTACCTGAAGGGCTTCCCGGTGGGCGCGGAGCTGCGGCGCGGCCTGGCGATGGTCTCCACGCTCGGCGAGCTCGACGACCTGCTCGGCGCGCTGGACCCGCACGCCGAGTTCCCGCCGGACGCCGAGGGCCCGCGCGGGCGGCAGGGCTCGCCGGCGAAGGTCGTGCTGCCCGAGGGCTGGCTGGACGACCCGGAGGACGCGACCGTGCCGGTGGGCGCCGACGTGATGCACTCCGGTGGCTGA
- a CDS encoding diguanylate cyclase, translated as MTALRPEVADSDRGPDDPDRTASEGTGLVQLPEFDRHRCSPPEASGGRRTSTEVGVRPWSPRTRTCSRQVPEQLRREVDPAAARARRGAREQSLRGQPDRQLQPQIPWTSRLLDMVPPSTRPATAWAIALIDLDWFKQVNDTFGHLLGDRVLQRVVELLQEELPEGGFLRPVRRRGVRPGAAGGGRPPGGGGDRRVGAAACRASRLGRPWHPVCG; from the coding sequence ATGACCGCACTGCGACCCGAGGTCGCCGACAGCGACCGCGGCCCGGACGACCCGGACCGGACCGCGTCGGAGGGCACCGGTCTGGTGCAGCTGCCCGAGTTCGATCGCCACCGCTGCTCGCCTCCCGAGGCCAGTGGCGGCAGGCGTACCAGCACTGAGGTCGGCGTTCGACCCTGGTCTCCGCGGACCAGGACGTGCAGCCGCCAGGTGCCCGAGCAGCTCCGCCGCGAGGTCGACCCGGCTGCGGCGCGAGCACGCCGAGGCGCCCGCGAGCAGAGCCTGCGGGGACAGCCTGACCGACAGCTACAACCGCAGATACCCTGGACCAGCCGGCTGCTGGACATGGTGCCGCCGAGCACGCGTCCGGCGACGGCCTGGGCCATCGCCCTGATCGACCTGGACTGGTTCAAGCAGGTCAACGACACCTTCGGGCACCTGCTGGGCGACCGGGTCCTCCAGCGGGTCGTCGAGCTGCTCCAGGAGGAGCTGCCGGAGGGCGGGTTTCTGCGCCCGGTACGGCGGCGAGGAGTTCGTCCTGGTGCTGCCGGGGGTGGACGTCCACCCGGCGGGGGTGGCGATCGCCGAGTCGGCGCGGCTGCGTGTCGAGCGTCACGCCTGGGGCGTCCCTGGCACCCGGTTTGCGGGTGA